The DNA sequence CATTCAATTTGGGAGGACGAAGAGGATCGGCTCAACGTCGTATACATGGATGATGGCCTCTTTCAATTTATAGATGGCACGTGGCAGAGTACGAGACTGTTATCTCCTACTGAAGCCCTGGGTGATATTAAGACATACCGGGATCAATTCGGACATCTGTACACTTTAACCGTTGACGAAGTTTGGTTCCAAAAAAAGCCCGGCGATAGGGCCCGTGTTATCACAAAGACTGTGCCGAGCAATACTTTCAAGGGATTTTTCGAGTCTCTACCTGGTCACGTCTGGTTCTATAAATTCAACACCCAGGAAATTTTCGTGTCTACCTTTGGCCAGGTAACACGCTTCGAACTCGATAGCGATCATCTCGACCCAATTGTTGCCATGTTTTCTGTTCGCGGAGTACCCCATGTTGCGACTGCCAACAAGTTCTTTGGGCTTGTGGATGCCGACTTGGCGACTAAGCGATTTAGACCACAAAGCCCTGAAAATATCGGCCTAAAGGGTTTGGGAGATTCGAACATCATCGCATTTCAACAAGTTACGCCGGAACTTTTCTTAATCGACACGATTTTGGATGGCAAGAGAACGTACTGGTTATGGAACTCTGAAACCCTTGAAATAAGGGATATGGGATTGGGCTCCTTATGGATGCCTACCGCAGTCTATAAGACTGTTTTTTCAGTTTCGAATGAGGAATTTTATGTTGGAGATGACAATGAAATTTATCTGTCGAATAGGCTAAATCTGACGAAGGTGGTAGATGTCAGGGATCTGCGTGAATTTTTCAATTCACTTGAAACAACAATAGTATTCTATTATCGGGACAGAAAAGATCGACTTTGGATTGCTACACGCTACCCGAATGCTCTTTTGCGCTATGACCCTTAAAGAATGGCGGTTGGAACTTGCCAAAATTTTGGAGCTTCCGACCGCCAATTACTACCGGAAGGGACCCCGAAGGTCCCCTTTCGTTCCACTTTACGTCGATCCAAATCCCCGCAATAACTAAGCTAAAAAAATAATCTCAAGTTCAGACTCTATTCTGCCGATCTTGTGTGACGGGACCAGGGATCCACTTTCAATACTTATTCGAAGGTACAAACCATGATCAAGGCCGGATTGATTGCGATAAGCCTTATGCTGATGACGACGGCGTGTGGTGATTCCGAACCAGTGGCCACCAGCTATAAGAAAAGCATGGCTGCTCCCGCTGGTGCCGCTCCCGGAGCCGCAACCCCTGGCGCAGGAACTGGTGATGCCACCGCTTTGAAAGCGCAGGGCACAACCCTCTATAACGCAAAATGCGCTAACTGTCATGGGGCCCTCGCAGACTCCAAGAAAAAAGGGGCAACCTTGGCGCGCATTAAGGCATCGGCTACGATTTCTAGTCATTCCGGAACGGGTTTTCCAACGGCGGACACTGAATTCCAAGCTTTGGAAGCGGCTTTGAAGTGAATTGAAAATCCTTTGAAAAAACTGACCCGTTTTCCGCGAGGAGGACGGGTTTTTATTCAACAGTTACCGGGAAGAGCCAACGCGGGGCGCGGAAGAATTTGCCCCTGCGGTGACGAATGAGTGTGTGGCTACAAGCTTCTATCGGATTGTCTGCCAAAACTCCAGCGTTAATCTTATTATGAAACTTTGAGATTTGGCTGCTAGTAAAGGCCGACTCTCTGATCCTGGATATCGGCCGGGTTTGAGGCTAGTTACCTGAAATTTCAGGATTTATGCTTAGAACACCCACGCCTTTGACTCCTGCCGTGCGTTCGACGGCATTATTCCGCCACTCCATCCCTTCCTGATTATACTGAAGGCTGATGTTTTCGATGCGCCCGGCCGGGTCCTTATCGGTCGAGGTATCCTCGAAGGCGATGGCGAGCGTATTGAGGCGTCCATCGCTGTAGAGCATTTCAGAAGGGACCGGGAACATATCCGGGCTCAGAGGCACCCACATGCCCCGCTGCGGCCGTCCCCAGAAGCCTTTTTGCAGCCAGTTTTCATCACTGAGCCAGCGGCCTATCATCTGGCCATTCAGAAAGATCGTGGCCTTGGCGCCCTGACCTTTCAGATTCAGAACCAAAGGCGCCGCCCATTGCTCGGGCCGGGGCAGCTGGTCCTTGGTGAATTCGGTGCGGTACCACAGGATATCGCCCTTTTCGAGGGCGAGCGAGCGGCCATCGACCTTTTTCCAGGTCTCTGTATTGAATTCAGGACGGGCGTATCCGGCTCGTTCTCCGCCGAGCTGCGTTCCGACTTTCCATTGCGTCAGATCACGATTTCCGATCTGAGCCTTGCCATAAAGTCCTTTGAGTCCATCATAGGGAAGGGCCGGCAGGCGGGCCTGCGTGCCCACGATGGTGCCGCGGCCAAACATGAAGCTGCCATGACCCCAGACCTCGGCGCGGAAGGTGATGGTGTTCATCCCGACCTTCAGATAGGGCGTCAGACCCTGGAACTTGTAGTTGCTGCTCGGGCTTTGATTATCGATCTCCGTGCCGAAGGGATTCAATGTCGCAAGATACTGACCGTTGACGTAAACACCGACGATATCGCTGGCGCTTTCAATATAAAGACGATCAAGTTTTTTCAGGGCCGCGGCATCCTTGATCTCAAAACGTGTACGGTACCAGGTATGACCCGCGAAGATGTCGAGGAACTCCAGAGCCTTCGGTTCGCCTTCGATGGCAAGCCAGGCGCTGTCATCAAAATCATTCTGCGTTTCGGCGCGATCGCTGATGATTCGAGCTTCGGTGAATTCGGGCAGCGAGGGTGGAGTGGACAGCGCGGGCAGGGTAAGCTGCGTGCGGCGCGTGCCTGCATCAAAGGCGGTTTTTTCCGTCAGTCCTTCCAGGGAAACTTTATCCGCGCTGAGCATATCGAGCACAGCAGTGTTCGCACGATACTGGAAACGGAGGCGCTCCCCATCCAGAACTTCAAGATCATCCAGACCCGTGATCATGACATCCGATGCACCTTTTTTAAAGAACCAGATGTGCCCAGCCTCGTCGATCGTTGTGATGTAAACCCGCAGATTCTGTCCGGCGGCATTACGAATCGAAGCGATTTTACCCTGGGTGTGTTCATAGGAAATCGTCAGGCGATCTGAAGTTTTCTCTTCCAGTTGAATGCCTTCGTCCTTGGTCACGAGCTCCAGTCCGCTACCTGTCAACGCCAGCTCGCCCCCGCTTCCCTGGGACCCGTAAACGATCAGCAGCTTTTCATCATTGAAGTCGCGTGCGGTGAGCACTTCGCTGGTGGCATAATGCAGCGTAAAGGCTTCATTCAAAGGATAGTCGTGCAGCATGATAAGGTCATAGGTGCTCTTTTTTTCCTGAGCCAAAGGCACAGTCATGGGGCGGAACCGGGGCAGGTTTTCCCCTTTGAACGTGATGCCGCCTTTTTCCACAGTCTGCACCTTGCCCGACTGATTGACGAGACCGATGAAACTCGTGCCGTTCACTTCGTGCCAGTAATGAACCTGGCCGAGCTTCTGACGTGCTCCGAGGTCCTTGTTCTGGACGACAAGCCTTGAATCGGCATCCTTGAAATTCCCACTGCGCAGCGGTAAACCCGAAGCGCCTAGAAGATTTTCCGTGAGGTTGAAAAAGAAATTGTCGCGGCGGTATTGATAGTAGAGATCCCTTTGAACGCCCGATGCACTCAGGGGGCCATCGTAATCAATGACGTTGCCGAAGTAACCGGCAAGAGGCGCCAGGAAACCGCTGACGTAGCGTTTGGGGTCGCTCAGATCAAAGATGGTGCCGATCCAGTCATTGGGCTTTTCGCCCGGCTCGCCCCAGTGGGGTGCGACATCACCGGCGCGGGCCCCAAGCGTTAGGGAGTTCATGTAGCCCTGCTGAATCATCCCGGCCAGGTTAAAGGTAAAGAGGGAGTCGAGACCGCCCATGATGAGGCGCCTTGATTCCTGGGTGTTGCGATTGAGCTCCATGCTGCCGCTGGAGGAATTTTGATAGATGCCGCCGTGCTGCGCCGGATCGTGCATTTCCTTCAAAAGATCATAGGCGATTTCCTCGGGCTGCCCTTCGTTCGCCCACTCATAGATGTTGGGGAAGGGCATGACATCCGGCACCTCGCCCATGGCGGATATCTTGCCATCGCCGGGGCAGGTGACGAGCGGGATGGTCACACCGCTTTGCCGCACGATATCACGCAGCGCCGTGAAGTATTTTCCCGTTTCCATCGGTTGGGTCAGGGGCCGTTCCAGGCCGCCGTCATAGCTGAAGAGACGATCGGTTTGGAAGGAGCGTTCAAACCAGTTGTACTCGTTTTCAATAACATAGAGCACAATGGGTCCACCCTGATCAGCCATGTAGGGTTTCAGCACTTCATTCAGAGCGTTCAGGTAACGGCTGACCGGTTTGATAAAATCCGGATCATAGGTGCGAAGGTTGGGACGGCCGTCTTCATCATAGGATTTTTTCGTGGCCTTGCGTGTGAGCCAGGCCGGCAAACCTCCGCCATCCATTTCATTGGTGATATAGGGACCGGGCCGAACGGCCACATAAAGACCATAGGATTGCGCGAGTTCCAGAAATCGCCGGAGGTTCGGTTGGTCAAAGTTGAACTCGCCTTCGCGGGCTTCGATCTGGTTCCAGGCAATATAGATATCAAGGGCATTGAAACCCATTTCCTTATACTTCCGCAGGCGATCATTCCAGGTGGATTCCGGCAGGCGGAACCACTGGACGCTGCCTCCGCGCAAGAGGCGGTAGTTCCCGTCGATCTTGAAGCCCTTGGCATCAAGGGCAGCGGTATAGGCCCTTTTACTTTTTAAAGCATCATCCACATCGGTAAGATTGGTCGGTGAACTGGGTGCAGGTCGGGCTGTATCCTTGGGGGAACGCGAGCCTTGACAGGAGACGAGCAGAGCCGCTGCCAGAGCGGCAGGAATGAATTTCATCATGTGTGACTTCCAATCAAAAGAGAACCAACGACGGGTGGCTGGAATGCAAGGACTTTGCCGTCCTGTGCGATTGAAAGCAAGTCGGGACTTGTGGTGCAGAGGTTGTGTGTAAAAAAGGCGTATTTAAAGGGGACTGAGACCGTCCCCCTGCGGTTAGTTTTTATTCCGATCCAGGAAGCGGACAAGACGTTCATGAAATTTTGCACTCTGGGACAGGTTGGGAAAATGTCCGCCATCATCAAGCAGCGCGACTTCAGCATCCGCGAGGTCTCGGCCCCATTCCACAATCTCAGCCCAATTCGCAATACGGTCCTTGCGGCCTGCGATCAAAAGAACCGGGCCATGCGGACGAGCAGCGTCCTCTGCGTCCTTGGCAAAAAATTCTGCGAAGGCTTCCAGATCCAGGCCCACCAGGGCGTTCTCATACTGCTCCTGAAGCGCGGGACTCATGTCCTCCCGCTCGGCCAGGACGTGAGCTTGAAAATCCAGTAAAGACGGCAGCGTGGTCAGCACAGGACTGCAGACCAAAACAAGGTTCGCCATCCTCTCGGGATAATGCTGCGCGAACATGCGCCCGACCCAGCCTCCAAACGATGAACCGACGATGTGGACGCGTTCTTTGATCTGCATGCCATCCAAAAGCTCATGCAGGGCCCGCGCCATACCCGAGAGACTGTGGTCGTTCAGTGTTTCACTGCGACCATGCCCCGGCAGTGTCACCGCGATCACGCGGAAATTCGGAGCCAGCGTATCGACCTGCGAAGCCCATTGGCCGTGCCCCAGACCCAAGGCAGGAAGAAGGAACAGCGGTGCTCCGCGTCCTGATACCATAAGTTCCAGGCGTTTTCCCGAGGCGATTCTGATCAGGATATGAATCTGCAGTTCCGGCTTGATGCGGAGCAGACGGTCGATGTCCTCCCAGGTTTTTAGCTGGAATAACGATTTGAGGGAGGCAGGGTCCGAAGGCAGACGAATATCCAAAACCTCCAGGGATGCATGCGTCCCTGATGTTGATGCAGCGGCGGTACTGCCTTTTCTTTCCTGTTTTAAAAATTCAGCAAGCGATTTGATGTTGGGATGGTCCATCAGGGCCTTGGGCTTCAGATTGAACCCTGCCTGCCGATTCAAATCGCCCAAAAGCTGCAAGCCCGAGATGGAATCGAGCCCCAGCGAGGCGAAGTCGGTATTCTCGTGCAGATGCGCG is a window from the Oligoflexus sp. genome containing:
- a CDS encoding beta-galactosidase; this translates as MMKFIPAALAAALLVSCQGSRSPKDTARPAPSSPTNLTDVDDALKSKRAYTAALDAKGFKIDGNYRLLRGGSVQWFRLPESTWNDRLRKYKEMGFNALDIYIAWNQIEAREGEFNFDQPNLRRFLELAQSYGLYVAVRPGPYITNEMDGGGLPAWLTRKATKKSYDEDGRPNLRTYDPDFIKPVSRYLNALNEVLKPYMADQGGPIVLYVIENEYNWFERSFQTDRLFSYDGGLERPLTQPMETGKYFTALRDIVRQSGVTIPLVTCPGDGKISAMGEVPDVMPFPNIYEWANEGQPEEIAYDLLKEMHDPAQHGGIYQNSSSGSMELNRNTQESRRLIMGGLDSLFTFNLAGMIQQGYMNSLTLGARAGDVAPHWGEPGEKPNDWIGTIFDLSDPKRYVSGFLAPLAGYFGNVIDYDGPLSASGVQRDLYYQYRRDNFFFNLTENLLGASGLPLRSGNFKDADSRLVVQNKDLGARQKLGQVHYWHEVNGTSFIGLVNQSGKVQTVEKGGITFKGENLPRFRPMTVPLAQEKKSTYDLIMLHDYPLNEAFTLHYATSEVLTARDFNDEKLLIVYGSQGSGGELALTGSGLELVTKDEGIQLEEKTSDRLTISYEHTQGKIASIRNAAGQNLRVYITTIDEAGHIWFFKKGASDVMITGLDDLEVLDGERLRFQYRANTAVLDMLSADKVSLEGLTEKTAFDAGTRRTQLTLPALSTPPSLPEFTEARIISDRAETQNDFDDSAWLAIEGEPKALEFLDIFAGHTWYRTRFEIKDAAALKKLDRLYIESASDIVGVYVNGQYLATLNPFGTEIDNQSPSSNYKFQGLTPYLKVGMNTITFRAEVWGHGSFMFGRGTIVGTQARLPALPYDGLKGLYGKAQIGNRDLTQWKVGTQLGGERAGYARPEFNTETWKKVDGRSLALEKGDILWYRTEFTKDQLPRPEQWAAPLVLNLKGQGAKATIFLNGQMIGRWLSDENWLQKGFWGRPQRGMWVPLSPDMFPVPSEMLYSDGRLNTLAIAFEDTSTDKDPAGRIENISLQYNQEGMEWRNNAVERTAGVKGVGVLSINPEISGN